The following coding sequences lie in one Drosophila sulfurigaster albostrigata strain 15112-1811.04 chromosome 2R, ASM2355843v2, whole genome shotgun sequence genomic window:
- the LOC133836981 gene encoding fatty-acid amide hydrolase 2, whose product MAFGKVLLEALITLLHIISDRFLEFVLGWFLGPHRRVATPQSVDQQVILTKSAVELAQQIRERKLKSYDIVKAYCERIEIVNRELNAVVDGPFETEALQQAREIDAKLEANEYSEEQLKALPFLGVPFTTKDSTAVAGKLHTLGLIARKDVRAKEDAECVRLMKVSGAIFIATSNIPEVNKWIESRNTLIGGTNNPYDLRRSVGGSSGGEGALISACCTGFGLGTDIGGSIRIPAFNCGIFGHKPSAGAVNMAGCTFRTGKETETMVNAGPMTRHATDLLPIMKVLQEPSVKAVLKLDQQVNVKKLRYFYVASNGMRQCNPINRETERVMYNVRQHFESLSGQEVRLVQLPQAKLTGKMWRYWMTQEPSNFNLLLGNGVVLNPFVELFKKLLGKSDFSMAAIYSLIDALLPKESEPLIRDATQKCKKYLQELLGDDGILFFHSSPRTAPFHYYPLVKFMDFSYFSLFNVLRLPATQVPMGLDSNGMPLGIQVVANHNNDRLCLAVAEELERSFGGWVPPFPLKQ is encoded by the coding sequence ATGGCCTTTGGAAAAGTTCTGCTGGAAGCACTAATAACGCTGCTTCACATCATAAGCGATCGCTTTCTGGAGTTTGTATTGGGCTGGTTTTTGGGGCCCCACCGACGTGTTGCAACACCGCAGAGTGTGGACCAACAGGTTATATTGACCAAGAGTGCGGTCGAGTTGGCACAGCAAATACGCGAACGCAAGCTAAAGAGTTACGACATCGTCAAAGCTTATTGCGAACGCATCGAAATCGTGAATCGCGAACTCAACGCTGTGGTCGATGGCCCCTTTGAAACTGAGGCACTGCAGCAGGCGCGAGAAATCGATGCCAAGCTGGAAGCCAATGAATACAGCGAGGAGCAGTTGAAGGCGCTGCCCTTTTTGGGCGTACCTTTCACCACGAAGGACAGCACTGCGGTGGCTGGCAAGCTGCACACCCTGGGCTTGATTGCTCGCAAGGATGTGCGCGCCAAGGAGGATGCGGAGTGTGTGCGGCTGATGAAGGTCAGTGGCGCCATCTTCATTGCTACCAGCAATATACCAGAGGTGAACAAGTGGATTGAATCACGCAACACGCTCATTGGTGGCACCAACAATCCCTACGATTTGCGACGCTCCGTTGGTGGCTCTTCAGGCGGCGAAGGTGCGCTCATTAGCGCCTGCTGCACGGGCTTTGGCCTGGGCACCGACATTGGCGGCTCCATACGCATACCCGCCTTcaattgtggtatatttggtcATAAACCCAGCGCCGGTGCCGTCAACATGGCAGGATGCACTTTTCGCACCGGCAAGGAGACGGAGACCATGGTGAATGCTGGACCCATGACTCGGCATGCCACCGATTTGCTTCCCATCATGAAGGTGCTGCAGGAGCCGAGTGTCAAGGCTGTGCTTAAGCTGGACCAGCAGGTGAACGTTAAGAAGCTGCGTTACTTTTATGTGGCGAGCAATGGAATGCGTCAATGCAATCCCATCAATCGGGAGACTGAGCGTGTCATGTACAATGTGCGTCAGCATTTTGAATCTCTTAGTGGGCAAGAGGTACGATTGGTTCAACTGCCGCAGGCCAAGTTGACGGGCAAAATGTGGCGCTATTGGATGACACAGGAGCCATCAAATTTCAATCTGTTGCTAGGCAACGGCGTCGTCTTGAATCCCTTCGTGGAGCTCTTCAAGAAGCTGCTGGGAAAAAGTGACTTTAGCATGGCAGCGATTTATTCGCTCATTGACGCTTTGCTGCCCAAGGAGTCGGAACCATTGATAAGGGATGCGACTCAGAAATGCAAGAAATACCTGCAGGAATTGCTGGGCGACGATGGAATTTTGTTCTTCCACAGTTCGCCACGAACGGCGCCATTCCATTATTATCCGCTGGTCAAGTTCATGGACTTTAGCTATTTCAGTTTGTTCAATGTGCTGCGACTGCCGGCAACGCAGGTGCCCATGGGATTGGATTCGAATGGCATGCCGCTTGGTATTCAGGTGGTTGCCAATCACAATAACGATCGTCTTTGCTTAGCTGTAGCCGAGGAGTTGGAGCGCTCCTTTGGTGGCTGGGTGCCGCCTTTTCCTCTAAAACAGTAA